The genomic window ACCCGGTGATCAAGTCGATGGGCTTCGCGCTCGCGATCGGCGTCGCCATCGACGCCTTCGTGGTCCGGATGACCATCGTCCCCGCGGTGATGTCCCTGCTCAACACGAAGGCCTGGTGGCTCCCCCGCTGGCTCGACCGCGTCGTCCCCAACGTCGACATCGAGGGCGAAGGCCTCCGCACCCACCTCGCCGACTCCGAGCCCGCCAGGGTGTGACCGGGTGACCTGCCCGGCCGGTCAGACGCCGGCCGGGTAGGTCTCCATCTCGCCGGGCGCCGTCAGGGCGGGGAGGGGGTGGAGGGCGGTGGCCTCGTCACACCAGATGAAGCCGTCGTAGCGGTCGGCCAGCCGGGTCGGGACGTAGTTGCCCCAGGACTCGAAGGTCGGGTCGTAGACCACCCCGATGGCCCGGTGGTCGGCCGGACCGGTGACCCACTCGGGCTGGTCGGGGCCGCCGAAGACCACCACCGCGCGCTCCGGCATCAGCTCGTGCAGCCGCCGCTCGACCGAGCCCTCCCGGGCCGGCGGCACCACCATCACCTCGGCCGGCGAGCCCCAGCGCGGCGCCGCGATCACGTTCCCCCGGTAGCTGCCGAACCCGACCAGCGCCACCGCCTCCCGGCCGTGCCGTTCCCGGGCGAGCTGACCGATGTTGATCATCCCGTCGGCGGCCATGTCGGTGGCCCGGGCGTCCCCGACATGGGTGTTGTGCGCCCAGACGATCCCCCGGGCGTCCGGGCCGTACAGGTCCAGCAACCGGTCCAGCGTGTCCGCCATGTGGGTGTCCCGGACGTTCCACGACTCCGGGCCACCGGCGATCATCGCCCGGTAGTAGCGCTCCGCGCCGGCCACCACCTCCGCGTTCTGCCAGGCCGCGAAGCAGCCCGGGCCGTCCGCGGCGGCCTGTTCCCGGGTACGCGCCAGCAGCCGTACCACCTCCTCCTCGCAGCGGGCGGAGACGAACCGGCTGGCCATGCCGTACTCCTCGACCCGCTTGCCGTACGGCTCGAAGCAGCGGTACGCCTCCTGCGCCGCCTCCAGCGAGGTTGGGTCCTCCTCGCCCAGATAGTCGAAGATCGCCTGCATCGACTCCCAGAGGCTGTACACGTCCAGCCCGTGGAAGCCGGCCCGTTCGCCCTCCGCCCGCTCCAGGTTCCAGGCCCGCAGCCAACGGCAGTAGCGGGCCACCTCAGCGTTGGCCCACATCCAGGTGGGCCAGCGTTCGAAGCGCTCCAGGGCGGTCTGCGGGTCAGCCAGCCCGCCCGGGGCGCCGACCACCGAGCGGTGCACCCGGTCGCAGTCCGGCCAGTCCCCCTCCACCGCCACGAAGTCGAAGCCCTCCTCGGCGATGAGCCGCCGGGTCAACTGTTCCCGCAGCCGGTAGTAGTCGTAGCTGCCGTGCGTCGCCTCGCCGATCATCACGATCCGGGCGTCCCGGACACGCTCCAGCAACGGGTCGAAATCGCTCGGCGCGCCGAGCCGCTGTACCAGCATGCCCGCGGCTACCCGGGTCCCGCGCGGGCAAACCGGCACCCGGTCCGCGCCAGCGGCCGACCGAGACCGGCATCACGGCAGGGCGGCGGGTACGGCGCCGGCGGGCATGGCGGCGGGCGGAGCGGGTAGCCGGCCGGCATGACCGTCACCGGGGTGCAGTTGCAGGAGTTTCTGGCCGGGCTCGACTACCCGGTCTCCCGCGAGGACCTGGTCCGCTGGGGCCAGGAGAACGGGGCCAGCACCGAGATGTTGCAGATGCTGCGGGCGCTGCCCGCGGAGCAGTTCGACTCCCCCGCCGAGCTGGGCGAGGCGCTGAGCACCCTCGCCTGAGGCGGGCGGGTCAGCCCACCGTGACGCTGACCGTGTGCCAGCCGGTGGCGCCGTCCGGACACGGGGGGCGGCGCTGCTCCGGCTGCACCGCGTCCGCCTCGGCCCGGGGGTCCGGCGGCCCGGCGGGAACCGCGGTCAGCCGGGAATGGTGACGGTGCGCCCCTCGGCGCGGGCCGTCTCGGCGGCGTCCAGCACCGCGACCACCTCGCGGCCGAAGCGGACGTCGCAGCGGTGGTCCCGGGTGCCCGCGTCGATCTCCTCCAGGAGCTGGTCGATCGCCGTGCCGAACGCGGCCAGCACGCTGCCGTCGCCGGGCGGCACCGTCTCCGTGCCGTTCTCGCCGAAGAAGACGAAGTCCCGGGTCACCGCCTCCGGCGGGGAGTCCAGGGTGAGCGACATCGTGCTCGTCGCCCCGCCGTCGTGGGTGAGCAGCAGGTGCACCAGGCCGCTCGGACCGTCCATCGCGGCCACCCGGCTGACCCGGCCGAGCACCGGCAGGATGAGGGAGAGCGCGTGCGGGCCGATGTCCCAGAGCGCGCCCCGGTCCCGCCGCCACTGCGAGTTCCCGTACGGGTTCCCCGGCTGGTAGATGGAGGCGAACATGGTGGCCCGGGCGTGCTGCCAGCCGCCAGCCGCGGCGGTGGCGGCGAGGAAGCCGGTGACGTTCGGGTGGTACCGCTGGGTGAAGAAGACCACCGAGGCCACGCCGGACGCGTCGGCCGCGGCGACCACCCGGTCGGCGTCGGCGAGGCTGAGCGCCAGCGGCTTGTCCAGCAGCAGGTGCCGGCCGGCGGAGGCGGCCCGGACGGCGATGTCGGCCTGCACGTCCGGCGGCAGCGCCACGGCGATCGCGTCGCACGCCTCGATGAGCGCGTCGACGTCGTCGAAGACCGGTACGCCGTGCCGCCCGGCCAGCGCCGCGGCCTTCTCCCGGTCCCGACCCCAGACCCCGGTGAGTTCGGCGCGCGGGTGCGCGTCGATGGCCGCGGCGTGCGTCTCCGCCGCCCAGTGACCGGTGCCGAACAAGCCGAACCGCAGCACGAGGTACTCCCGCTTCCGTCGTCCGCCACGGCGACCCGTGGCCGTGATCCACGCTAGTCGGTCCGGTGGGCGGCACGCATGCGACCCGACGGAGAGCCGGCCGGCGGGCAGTACTACGCGACTTAGTAGGCTGTGCCGGTGAACGGGACTCCGACGGGATGCCGTCGATGACCAGCGCGGCCCCGGCCGGCTCGCCGGTGGACGGGCTCCTCGCGACGGCGGCGATCGTGCTGTCGCTCGTACTCGCGGTCTGGGCGCTGGTGGCCACGCTGCGCCACCGGCCGCCGGACCGGGTGCAGTTCGTGGGCCTGGCCGCGCTGGAGGTCGCGCTGCTGGCGCTGACCGTGGCGGCGCTGGTCGCGCTCGGCGGCGGGGAACGGCCGGGCGAGCCTGGCGCGTTCTTCGGCTACCTGGTGACGCTGGTCTGCCTGCCGCCGCTGGCCTGGGTGCTGGCCCGGATGGAGCCGACCCGTTGGGGCTCGGCGATCGTCTGCGCGATCTGCCTGGTGACGCCGGTCGTGGTGGTCCGGCTCGGCCAGACCTGGGAGGTGCTCGGTGGCTGAGCCCGTCGGGGTACGTCCGGACGGCGACGCCCGGCCGCCCGCGCCCGAACGCGCCACCAACAAGGGGCCGGGGCGGCTGCTGATCGCGGTCTACCTGCTCTTCGCCATCGCCGCGACCTCCCGCGCCGGGCTGCAGATCGCCACCAAGTTCGACGAGGCGCCGGTGGCGTACCTGCTCTCCGCGCTGGCCGCGGTGATCTACATCGTGGCCGCGGTCGGGCTGGCCCGGGCCGGGCACGCCGGCCGTCGGGTCGCGCTGGCCTGCTGCTCGGTGGAGCTGGTCGGGGTCGTCGCGGTCGGCATCCTCAGCCTGGCCGACCGGGCGCTCTTCCCCGACGAGACGGTCTGGTCCGGGTTCGGCAGCGGCTACGGCTACATCCCGCTGGTCCTGCCGGTCCTCGGCCTCTTCTGGCTCTGGCGCACCCGCGACACCACCCGCTGACGCGTCCCGCCCGAGCCGGGCGGGACGCGGTGCGGGCGGTCAGTCCTTGGGGCCGCCGGCCACGTAGATGACCTGGCCGGAGACGAAGGACGCGCCCTCGCTGGCCAGGAACGAGATGGTATGCGCAACGTCCTCCGGCCGGCCGGTGCGGCGGACCGGGATCTCGGCGGCGGCGTGCTGCTGCAGCGCCTCGAAGTCCACCTTCATCCGGGCGGCGGTGGCGGCGGTCATGTCGGTGACGATGAAGCCCGGCGCGACCGCGTTCACCGTGACGCCGAACGGGCCCAGCTCGATGGCGAGGGTCTTGGTGAAGCCCTGCAGCCCGGCCTTGGCGGCCGAGTAGTTCGCCTGCCCGCGGTTGCCCAGCGCGGAGGTGCTGGAGAGGTTGACGATCCGGCCCCACTTCCGCTCCACCATGTGCTTCTGGACCGCCTGGCTGAACAGGAACGCGCCGCGCAGGTGCACGCCCATGACCGTGTCCCAGTCGGCGTCGGTCATCTTGAACAGCAGGTTGTCGCGGAGCACGCCGGCGTTGTTGACCAGCACGGTCGGCGCGCCCAGCTCGGCGGCGACCCGCTCGACGGCCGCCTCGACCTGGGCCCGGTCGGACACGTCGGCGCCCACGCCGAGCGCCCGGCCGCCCGCGGCGACGATCGCGTCCACCGTCTCCTTGGTGGTCGACTCGTCGATGTCGACGACGGCGACGGCCATCCCGTCGGCGGCCAGCCGGCGGGCGGTGGCGGCGCCGATGCCGCGCGCGGCTCCGGTCACGATGGCGACGCGGGGCTCCTCCGACATGATTACCTCCCGGTAACTTGTGGCTCGATCGAAGGAGCTTAACCCAGGGGTACGCGGACCGGCCCGCCGCCGACGAGCGGCGCCGGGCCGGCACGTCGGACGGTCAGACCGACCAGCTGCGGCAGAGCCGGATCCAGCGGTAGCCGTGCCCGGCGAGCTTGAGCCGGTCGAGCTTGCCCACCTCGTCGTAGCCCCGGTCGGAGAGCACGTCGATCGGCATGTCCGCCTCCGGCTGCAACGTGCTCAGGTCGACCTCGACGTCCTCGCTGCCGAGGTTGTGCAGGAAGACCATCGTGCCGGTCGGGCCGTCGGCCCGGTGGGCGAGCACCCCGGCCGGCATCGGCACGTCGATGTGGATGGTCGAGCCGGAGCCGATCTCCGGCGCCTCCCGCAGCGTCCGGATCATCCGCTCGAACCAGCCGAGCAACGACCGGGGGTCCTTGCGCTGGGCGGTCACGTTGACCTTCTCGTAGCTGAACTCGCCCGTGTCGATCACCGGCCGGACCAGCTTCTCCGGCTCCGCCTTTGAGAAGCCGCCATTGGGCTGGTACGACCACTGCATGGGGGTACGGATCGCGTCGCGCCCCTTCAACGACAGGTCCTCGCCCATGCCGATCTCCTCGCCGTAGCGCAGCACCGGCGTGCCGCGCAGCGAGAACTGGAGGGCGTAGGCCAGCTCGATGTGCCGCCGGTCATTGCCGAGCATCGGCGCGAGCCGACGCCGGATGCCCCGGCCGTAGAGCTGCATCTCCTCGTCCGGGCCGAACTTCGCCAGCACGTCGTTGCGCTGCTCCGTGGTGAGCCGGGACAGGTCGATCTCGTCGTGGTTGCGCAGGAAGGTCGCCCACTGGCCGCCGGCGGGCAGCTTCGGGGTGTCCCGCAGCGCGTCGATGATCGTCTCCGGGTCCTCCCGGGCCAGGGCGAGCATCAGCCGGCCGTTGAGCATGAAGTCGAAGAGCATGTGGATCCGGTTGCCCGATCCGCTCCCGTCACCGAAGTAGACCGGCAGCTGGTCCGGCTCGACGTTCGCCTCGGCCAGCAGAACGGCGTCGGCGCGGCGCCACTGCACGTGCTGGCGCAGCTCGGTGAGGAAGTCGAAGTCCTTCGGGGAGTTGGGGTTGTCCGGCTCGGTCTGCTCGATGATGAACGGCACCGCGTCCATCCGGAAGCCGGCGACCCCGAGCTGGAGCCAGAACGAGGTGATCTTCTTGATCTCCTCGCGCACCTTCGGATTTTTGATGTTGAGGTCCGGCTGGAACTTGTAGAACCGGTGGTAGTACCAGGCCTTGGCGGTCCGGTCGTAGCTCCACGTATCGTGCTGCTCGCCGGGGAAGACCATGCCCTGGAAGCGGTCGTCGGGCTCGTGGTCGGCCCAGACGTACCAGTCCCGGTACGGCGAGTCGGGCGAGGACCGGGCGGACTGGAACCACGGGTGCTCGTCCGAGGTGTGGTTGACCACCAGGTCGATGATCACCCGGATGCCCCGGTTCTGCGCCTGGTGCAGCAGCTCCGCGAAGTCACCCAGGGTGCCGAAGCGCGGATCGACGTTGTAGAAGTCGGTGGCGTCGTAGCCGTCGTCCTTGTTGGGCGACGGGTGGATCGGGTTCAGCCACAGACAGGTCACCCCCAGCCTGGCCAGGTAGTCCAGCCGGCCGATGAGGCCACGGATGTCACCGACCCCGTCGCCGTCGGAGTCCGCGTACGTGTCGATGTCGAGGCAGTAGACGACCGCCTCCTGGTACCACCTGTCACCCATGCCCGGTTAACTTCTCCGGTCGCCCGTCCCGGCAAACCCGCGGCACCGCCCGACGGTACGTCGCCGCCGGCTCCCGCCGGGGTACGGTGCCGCCATGGCTGATCATGAGGTGGCCCCGCGCGACATGGACTGGGACGACGGCCGGTGGCTGCACCCGCCGGTACGGGTCGAGCGGACCGCCGAGGGGCACCTGCTGGTGGAGCCCGGCCCGGAGACCGACATGTGGCGGCACACCAGCTACGGCTTCGTGCACGACAACGGCCCGGCGCTGCTCGCCCCGCTGCCCGGCGGGAGCGCGGTCGAGGTGAGCTTCCTGCTCGACTACACCGCGCAGTTCGACCAGGCCGGCGTGCTGGTCCACGTCGACGAGCGGAACTGGGTCAAGACCGGGGTGGAGCTGAGCGACGGGCTGCCGCAGCTCGGCGCGGTGGTGACCCGGGAGCTGTCGGACTGGTCGCTGGCCCCGGTGCCGGAGTGGACCGGGCGGGAGGTCACCGTCCGGGTCAGCCGCTCCGGTGACGCGCTGACCGTGCGGGCGCGGGTCGACGACGAGCCGTGGCGGCTGGTCCGGCTCGCCCCGCTCCGGCCGGAGGCGGCGGCAATGGCCGGGCCGTTCTGCTGCGCGCCGAGCAAGGCGGGGCTGACCGTCCGGTTCACCGGCTGGCGGCGCGGGCCGGCCGACGCCGCGCTGCACCCCGAGGACTGATCGGATGATCAGTGGGGCGGATCACCGGCAGGTGTGACCGCCGACGGCCGGGGTACCACTGTCCGATCCCCCGCCGGAAGGACGCCCATGGCTCTCGCCCAGAACGTCGACCCGAACCAGTTCAGCGGGCTGACCGGGTGGGTGGCGACCGTCATCGACTCGCTCGGGGCGCTCGGCGTGGCCTTCCTGGTGGCGCTGGAGAGCATCATCCCGCCGATCCCGAGCGAGATCGTGCTGGCGATGGCGGGCTACCTCTCCGCCGAGGGCCGGTTCAACGTCGTGCTGATCGTGCTCGCCGCCACGGCCGGCTCGCTGCTCGGCGCGCTGGTGCTCTACTGGCTCGGCGCCGCGCTCGGCGAGGAGCGGCTGAAGCGCTGGCTGGACCACCTCCCGCTGGTCGACCGGGACGACCTGGAGAAGGCCGACCGCTGGTTCGAGCGGCACGGCAGGTGGGCGGTGCTGATCGGTCGGCTGGTCCCGGTGGTCCGCAGCCTGGTCTCGATCCCGGCCGGCGCGAACCGGCTGCCGCTGGGCGAGTTCGTCCTGCTCACCACGCTCGGCAGCGGGGTGTGGAACGCGCTGATCGTCGGGCTCGGCTTCGCCCTCGGCTCCCGGTGGCAGCAGGTGGACCGGTACAGCAGCTGGTTCAACTACGCGATCTTCCTGGTCTTCGGCATCATGATCGTGAGCTGGTCGGCGAAGAAGATCCGGAAGCGGCGCGCGCGGCGCGACCGGCAGTCGGTGACCGCCGGTCGCTGACCGCGACGACGCGTTCAGTACTGCGCGGTGACCCGCGCCTGGTCAGTACTGCGCGGTGATCGAGGTGAACTCCCAGGTGTTCTGGGCGATGCCGGAGCAGTTGGAGACCACGCCCCCGCCCGGGCAGGGCCGGTCGCGGTTGACCGACCAGAAGGTGAACCGGGACAACCCCCGGGCCCTCGCCCAGTCGCGGATCTGGGTCCAGGTGGCCGGGGAGGTCAGCTCCTGCTGGTCGGAGAGGCCGTTCATGCCGGAGATGCCCATGTGCGTGTACGTGGTGGCGTCGGACCAGCCGAAGGCGTTCTTCAACGCGTTCTTCAGCCCCTCGGCGGCGTTCACCGTGCTCTGGTACATGTTCGTCCCGCCGCCGAAGTCGAACGGCATGATCGTGAAGGTGTCGATGTCGGCGCCGAGCGCGGCGGCCTGGTTGATCAGCCGGGTGCCCCACCAGGACGGCCCGGAGGTCGTGGTGCCGAAGGTGACGATCGTCTTGATCCCCGGGTTGTTCTGCTTGACGATCTTCAGGGCGCCGAGGATCCGGTCCTGCACCACCTCGTTCTCGAACTCGTCGCTGTTCTCGATGTCGATGTCGATGGCCTTCAGCCCGTACGCGTTGATCACCTGCTGGTACGCCCCGGCGAGGGCGCTCGCCGAGGAGCAGTTCGGGCCGAGCTTGTTGCCGCTCCACCCGCCGAAGGACGGGATCACGTCGCCGCCGGCCGCCCGGATCGCGGCGATGGTGCTGGCGTGCGCGCCGCCGGTGAGCGGGCCGAAGCCGTCCCAGGCCGGCGTGCAGCCGCCGCCGGAGAGGACGAACGCGATGGTGAACCACTTGATCCCGGTCGCGCCCAGCAGGGTCGACGGCGCGGGCGGGTCGCCCCAGCCCGGGTAGAGGTAGGGCGCGGCGGCCATCGCGCCGCTCCCGCCGCCGGTGCAGCCGGTCGTGCTGGCCGACACCGCCGCCGACTTCGCCGACTCGCCGCTGGCGTTGTACGCGGCCACCGTGTAGCTGTGCGCCGTGCAGGCGGCCAGCCCGGAGGCGGTCGCGGAGGTGCCGGTGACGGTGGCCTTCACCGCCGTGCCCTCGTACACCCGGTAGCCGGTGACCGTGCCGGAGACGGCGTTCCAGGCCAGCGAGACCGAGGAGCTGGTGGTGCCGGTGACCCGCAGCCCGCCCGGGGTGGCCGGGGCGGACGGGTTGCCCCCTCCCCCGCCGGTGCAGGAGCCGCCGTTGACCGTGCAGTTGGTCGGGTCGCCGGTGCCGCTGACGATGAAGCCGAAGGTGGTGCTGGCGCCCGGGGCGAGGGCGCCGTTCCAGGACTGGTTGACCGCGGTGACGTGCTGGCCGGAGGTGGTCAGCAGGGCGTCCCAGAACGAGCCGACGGCGCTGCCGGCGGGCAGGTCGAACTGGACGTTCCACGAGGAGATGCTCGCCGAGCTGTTGTTGGTGACGGTGAACTTGGCCTCGTACCCGCTGCTCCAGCTGGAGGTGCGGACGAAGGCGGCGGTGGCGGCGGAGGCCGGTGGCGCGGCCATGACGGTGGCCGCGACCAGGGCGGCGGCGAAGGCGGCGGCGAACGTCGCCACGCGGGTGGGGCGGAGTTTCACGGTGTCCTCCCGGGACCTGAGGT from Micromonospora kangleipakensis includes these protein-coding regions:
- a CDS encoding erythromycin esterase family protein, which translates into the protein MLVQRLGAPSDFDPLLERVRDARIVMIGEATHGSYDYYRLREQLTRRLIAEEGFDFVAVEGDWPDCDRVHRSVVGAPGGLADPQTALERFERWPTWMWANAEVARYCRWLRAWNLERAEGERAGFHGLDVYSLWESMQAIFDYLGEEDPTSLEAAQEAYRCFEPYGKRVEEYGMASRFVSARCEEEVVRLLARTREQAAADGPGCFAAWQNAEVVAGAERYYRAMIAGGPESWNVRDTHMADTLDRLLDLYGPDARGIVWAHNTHVGDARATDMAADGMINIGQLARERHGREAVALVGFGSYRGNVIAAPRWGSPAEVMVVPPAREGSVERRLHELMPERAVVVFGGPDQPEWVTGPADHRAIGVVYDPTFESWGNYVPTRLADRYDGFIWCDEATALHPLPALTAPGEMETYPAGV
- a CDS encoding cellulose binding domain-containing protein, giving the protein MKLRPTRVATFAAAFAAALVAATVMAAPPASAATAAFVRTSSWSSGYEAKFTVTNNSSASISSWNVQFDLPAGSAVGSFWDALLTTSGQHVTAVNQSWNGALAPGASTTFGFIVSGTGDPTNCTVNGGSCTGGGGGNPSAPATPGGLRVTGTTSSSVSLAWNAVSGTVTGYRVYEGTAVKATVTGTSATASGLAACTAHSYTVAAYNASGESAKSAAVSASTTGCTGGGSGAMAAAPYLYPGWGDPPAPSTLLGATGIKWFTIAFVLSGGGCTPAWDGFGPLTGGAHASTIAAIRAAGGDVIPSFGGWSGNKLGPNCSSASALAGAYQQVINAYGLKAIDIDIENSDEFENEVVQDRILGALKIVKQNNPGIKTIVTFGTTTSGPSWWGTRLINQAAALGADIDTFTIMPFDFGGGTNMYQSTVNAAEGLKNALKNAFGWSDATTYTHMGISGMNGLSDQQELTSPATWTQIRDWARARGLSRFTFWSVNRDRPCPGGGVVSNCSGIAQNTWEFTSITAQY
- a CDS encoding Gfo/Idh/MocA family protein, whose amino-acid sequence is MLRFGLFGTGHWAAETHAAAIDAHPRAELTGVWGRDREKAAALAGRHGVPVFDDVDALIEACDAIAVALPPDVQADIAVRAASAGRHLLLDKPLALSLADADRVVAAADASGVASVVFFTQRYHPNVTGFLAATAAAGGWQHARATMFASIYQPGNPYGNSQWRRDRGALWDIGPHALSLILPVLGRVSRVAAMDGPSGLVHLLLTHDGGATSTMSLTLDSPPEAVTRDFVFFGENGTETVPPGDGSVLAAFGTAIDQLLEEIDAGTRDHRCDVRFGREVVAVLDAAETARAEGRTVTIPG
- a CDS encoding alpha-amylase family protein, yielding MGDRWYQEAVVYCLDIDTYADSDGDGVGDIRGLIGRLDYLARLGVTCLWLNPIHPSPNKDDGYDATDFYNVDPRFGTLGDFAELLHQAQNRGIRVIIDLVVNHTSDEHPWFQSARSSPDSPYRDWYVWADHEPDDRFQGMVFPGEQHDTWSYDRTAKAWYYHRFYKFQPDLNIKNPKVREEIKKITSFWLQLGVAGFRMDAVPFIIEQTEPDNPNSPKDFDFLTELRQHVQWRRADAVLLAEANVEPDQLPVYFGDGSGSGNRIHMLFDFMLNGRLMLALAREDPETIIDALRDTPKLPAGGQWATFLRNHDEIDLSRLTTEQRNDVLAKFGPDEEMQLYGRGIRRRLAPMLGNDRRHIELAYALQFSLRGTPVLRYGEEIGMGEDLSLKGRDAIRTPMQWSYQPNGGFSKAEPEKLVRPVIDTGEFSYEKVNVTAQRKDPRSLLGWFERMIRTLREAPEIGSGSTIHIDVPMPAGVLAHRADGPTGTMVFLHNLGSEDVEVDLSTLQPEADMPIDVLSDRGYDEVGKLDRLKLAGHGYRWIRLCRSWSV
- a CDS encoding DUF2795 domain-containing protein, producing the protein MTVTGVQLQEFLAGLDYPVSREDLVRWGQENGASTEMLQMLRALPAEQFDSPAELGEALSTLA
- a CDS encoding DUF1349 domain-containing protein encodes the protein MADHEVAPRDMDWDDGRWLHPPVRVERTAEGHLLVEPGPETDMWRHTSYGFVHDNGPALLAPLPGGSAVEVSFLLDYTAQFDQAGVLVHVDERNWVKTGVELSDGLPQLGAVVTRELSDWSLAPVPEWTGREVTVRVSRSGDALTVRARVDDEPWRLVRLAPLRPEAAAMAGPFCCAPSKAGLTVRFTGWRRGPADAALHPED
- a CDS encoding DedA family protein — translated: MALAQNVDPNQFSGLTGWVATVIDSLGALGVAFLVALESIIPPIPSEIVLAMAGYLSAEGRFNVVLIVLAATAGSLLGALVLYWLGAALGEERLKRWLDHLPLVDRDDLEKADRWFERHGRWAVLIGRLVPVVRSLVSIPAGANRLPLGEFVLLTTLGSGVWNALIVGLGFALGSRWQQVDRYSSWFNYAIFLVFGIMIVSWSAKKIRKRRARRDRQSVTAGR
- the fabG gene encoding 3-oxoacyl-ACP reductase FabG — translated: MSEEPRVAIVTGAARGIGAATARRLAADGMAVAVVDIDESTTKETVDAIVAAGGRALGVGADVSDRAQVEAAVERVAAELGAPTVLVNNAGVLRDNLLFKMTDADWDTVMGVHLRGAFLFSQAVQKHMVERKWGRIVNLSSTSALGNRGQANYSAAKAGLQGFTKTLAIELGPFGVTVNAVAPGFIVTDMTAATAARMKVDFEALQQHAAAEIPVRRTGRPEDVAHTISFLASEGASFVSGQVIYVAGGPKD